The following proteins are encoded in a genomic region of Stutzerimonas stutzeri:
- a CDS encoding trimeric intracellular cation channel family protein — protein sequence MTLLHIIYLIAITAEAMSGAIMGMRRGMDLFGICMLGTVTALGGGTARDVLLGHYPISWIAHPEYLGFTVGAAIVTALIARHMHHLRQVFLLVDGLGLVAFTVIGCGVAIDMGAHLSIVVLAGVITGVFGGLLRDILCNRVPMVLRRELYATVALFTGVLYVSLLWLGVGNSIASLATLCAGFLFRVLAMTFHWQLPHFEGRDIRGLD from the coding sequence GTGACACTGCTGCACATTATCTACCTGATCGCCATCACGGCCGAAGCCATGTCCGGCGCCATCATGGGCATGCGCCGGGGCATGGACCTGTTCGGCATCTGCATGCTGGGCACCGTCACTGCGCTGGGCGGCGGCACGGCGCGTGATGTGTTGCTGGGGCATTACCCGATCAGCTGGATCGCTCATCCCGAGTACCTGGGTTTCACCGTCGGCGCGGCCATCGTCACCGCCCTGATCGCGCGGCACATGCATCACCTGCGGCAGGTGTTCCTGCTGGTCGACGGCCTGGGCCTGGTGGCCTTCACCGTCATTGGCTGCGGCGTGGCGATAGACATGGGCGCGCACCTGTCGATCGTCGTGTTGGCCGGCGTGATCACCGGGGTGTTCGGCGGGCTGCTGCGCGACATCCTCTGCAACCGGGTGCCGATGGTGCTGCGGCGCGAGCTGTATGCCACGGTGGCGCTGTTCACCGGGGTGCTCTACGTCAGCCTGCTGTGGCTGGGTGTCGGCAACTCCATCGCATCGCTCGCCACGCTCTGTGCCGGGTTCCTGTTCCGGGTGCTGGCGATGACCTTTCACTGGCAGCTTCCCCACTTCGAAGGGCGCGACATCCGCGGCCTGGACTGA
- a CDS encoding HTH-type transcriptional regulator ArgP, with protein sequence MNLDPKQTEAFRAVIKTGSFEQAALRLHLTPPAISQRVRALESALGNALVVRSRPCRPTETGQRLLQYLKRAALLEADLMADLAERSDAELVVVAALNVDSLGTWFFPALAEVLIRERVLLDLTVEDQDHTYSLLETGLAIGCISTEPKPMRGCTASPLGSMRYRLVASAAFRQQHFPNGLNRNAARQAPVVAYTRKDRLTSSFLLHELGLPEGAYPCHYVPGAEPRFQAIRYGLGYGMVPEALLHEALAQGTVVDLADKAPLDIALYWHTWKVQSPRMENLSRQIIEAAPRILARPEGN encoded by the coding sequence TTGAATCTCGACCCCAAACAGACTGAAGCCTTTCGCGCAGTCATCAAAACCGGCAGCTTCGAGCAGGCGGCGCTGCGTCTGCACCTGACGCCGCCAGCGATCTCGCAGCGCGTGCGGGCCCTGGAAAGCGCCCTGGGGAATGCCCTGGTGGTCCGCAGCCGCCCCTGCCGCCCGACTGAAACCGGGCAGCGCTTGCTGCAATACCTCAAGCGCGCCGCCTTGCTCGAAGCCGACCTGATGGCGGATCTGGCCGAACGCAGCGACGCGGAGCTGGTGGTGGTCGCCGCCCTCAACGTCGACAGCCTCGGCACCTGGTTTTTTCCGGCCCTGGCCGAAGTGTTGATTCGCGAACGGGTGCTGCTGGACCTGACGGTCGAGGACCAGGACCACACCTACAGCCTGCTGGAGACGGGCCTGGCGATCGGCTGCATCAGCACCGAACCCAAGCCCATGCGCGGCTGCACGGCAAGCCCGCTGGGCAGCATGCGCTACCGGCTGGTGGCGTCTGCGGCGTTTCGCCAGCAGCACTTCCCCAACGGCCTGAACCGCAATGCCGCACGCCAGGCGCCCGTGGTCGCTTATACCCGCAAGGACCGTCTCACCTCGTCTTTTCTGCTGCACGAGCTGGGCCTGCCCGAGGGTGCCTACCCCTGCCACTACGTCCCCGGCGCCGAACCGCGCTTTCAGGCGATCCGCTACGGACTGGGCTATGGCATGGTGCCGGAAGCCTTGCTGCACGAGGCGCTGGCGCAAGGCACGGTGGTCGACCTGGCGGACAAAGCGCCCCTGGATATCGCGCTGTACTGGCACACCTGGAAGGTCCAGTCGCCGCGCATGGAGAACCTGTCGCGACAGATCATCGAAGCCGCGCCCAGAATCCTTGCACGGCCGGAAGGCAACTGA